A part of Lacibacter sp. H407 genomic DNA contains:
- a CDS encoding hybrid sensor histidine kinase/response regulator — MKKVLHIVHLEDLDTDAELVAYVLKKGGINCVIHRAVNKQQFEQLLHYSKPDLILSDHSLPSFNSQEALQISQQIDAAVPFILITSTVSEDYAVQIMKQGACDYILKDRMQRLPGAVTAAIEKFEAEKALDRQRILQEKLIVRTSIRAQEKVRNEIGIELHDNINQILAASKLFLDKALRQKNDQDDLLLRSKEHLVNAIEEIRRLSHQIVTPSLESISLCQIIRDLIEDVHQSSSLQISFSADDFDEEHLGREFKLTLYRIVQEQLSNILKHSGALNAFIKIYPEPQSLILLIGDDGKGANTEEKGNGIGLNNIKSRVDYFDGELIIQTAPGTGFTLKVKIPYTAMANSDIS; from the coding sequence ATGAAAAAGGTTTTACACATTGTACATCTTGAAGATCTGGATACCGATGCAGAATTGGTTGCATATGTGCTGAAGAAAGGCGGGATCAATTGTGTAATCCATCGTGCGGTCAACAAACAACAGTTTGAACAGCTGTTGCACTACAGTAAACCCGATCTCATTTTGAGTGATCATTCGCTCCCTTCTTTTAATTCGCAGGAAGCTTTACAGATTTCGCAACAAATTGACGCTGCTGTTCCGTTTATTCTTATCACTTCCACTGTGTCGGAAGATTATGCTGTACAAATCATGAAGCAGGGAGCCTGCGATTATATTTTGAAAGACAGGATGCAGCGGCTACCCGGTGCCGTTACTGCAGCTATTGAAAAATTTGAAGCAGAGAAAGCGTTAGACCGGCAACGGATTTTGCAGGAAAAACTGATTGTACGAACAAGCATCCGGGCGCAGGAAAAAGTACGCAACGAAATTGGTATTGAGTTACACGATAATATCAATCAAATACTGGCGGCGTCAAAGCTTTTTCTGGATAAAGCATTACGGCAAAAAAATGACCAGGACGATCTGCTGCTTCGAAGCAAAGAACATTTAGTGAACGCTATTGAAGAAATCAGGCGTTTATCGCACCAGATCGTTACACCATCGCTGGAAAGCATCAGCCTGTGCCAGATTATTCGTGATTTGATTGAAGATGTACACCAAAGCTCATCGCTTCAAATCAGTTTCAGCGCCGATGATTTTGATGAAGAGCATCTTGGCAGGGAGTTCAAACTCACCCTTTACAGAATTGTGCAGGAACAACTGAGTAATATTCTCAAGCATAGCGGTGCATTAAATGCGTTTATTAAAATTTATCCGGAACCACAATCGTTGATCCTGTTGATTGGCGATGATGGTAAAGGTGCCAACACAGAAGAAAAAGGCAATGGCATCGGCTTGAACAATATTAAAAGCAGGGTTGATTATTTTGATGGCGAACTCATCATTCAAACAGCACCCGGCACAGGTTTTACATTGAAGGTGAAAATTCCTTATACTGCGATGGCCAACAGCGATATTAGTTGA
- a CDS encoding serine hydrolase domain-containing protein has product MIIPQTNSVDMKKAYILLPLLLVFIFASQQNVAQAANAEAGIQQIMQQNNVIGLSVAVVKKGKIIYTHSFGSKDVESNTALTDDCLFRIASISKSFSATSIMQLVEAKKLSLDDDISKLVGFTIRNPKFPETVITLRMILSHRSSINDGQGYFTLDVINPAKNPDWAKCFSDYEPGTGYRYCNLNYNMAGTIIEKTSGERFDQYVKHHVLDPLGLYGGYCVDSLDNSRFATIYEYDGNAKKFNPSPAAYAPRREEIANYTMGYSTPIFSPTGGMKITATDLAKYMTMHMQLGRYKKTKIISKKSAKQMQTKLSEKEGYGMAIATVENLIPGKTMKGHTGSAYGLYSTMFFHPKEEFGFVVISNGCNPGYTDGINTVMRKTITCLYDSFIATTNK; this is encoded by the coding sequence ATGATCATTCCACAAACGAATTCAGTTGACATGAAGAAAGCATACATCTTACTGCCGCTTTTACTTGTTTTCATTTTCGCATCGCAGCAAAATGTTGCACAAGCAGCAAACGCAGAAGCCGGTATTCAACAGATTATGCAACAAAACAATGTGATCGGTCTGTCGGTAGCGGTGGTAAAAAAAGGGAAGATTATTTATACCCATTCGTTCGGCAGTAAAGATGTGGAAAGCAATACAGCTTTAACAGATGATTGTTTGTTCCGCATTGCATCTATTTCGAAATCGTTTTCTGCAACATCCATCATGCAATTGGTGGAAGCAAAAAAACTTTCACTGGATGATGATATCAGCAAACTTGTTGGCTTTACCATCCGCAATCCAAAATTTCCTGAAACAGTTATTACGTTGCGAATGATCTTATCGCATCGCTCAAGTATCAACGATGGTCAGGGTTACTTTACACTGGATGTGATCAACCCTGCAAAGAATCCTGATTGGGCCAAGTGTTTCAGCGATTACGAACCGGGCACTGGTTATCGTTATTGTAATCTTAATTACAATATGGCGGGAACGATTATTGAAAAAACATCAGGCGAACGTTTTGATCAATATGTAAAACATCATGTTCTTGATCCGCTGGGATTATATGGCGGCTATTGTGTTGATTCGTTAGATAATTCACGTTTTGCAACAATTTATGAATACGATGGCAATGCTAAAAAATTCAATCCTTCACCCGCAGCTTATGCACCACGCAGAGAGGAGATCGCCAATTATACAATGGGCTACAGCACGCCGATCTTCTCTCCCACCGGCGGCATGAAAATTACTGCAACTGATCTTGCCAAATACATGACCATGCACATGCAACTGGGTCGTTATAAAAAAACTAAGATCATTTCAAAGAAGAGTGCCAAGCAAATGCAAACCAAACTATCTGAGAAAGAAGGATACGGCATGGCTATCGCAACAGTTGAAAACCTGATACCTGGTAAAACAATGAAAGGACATACAGGATCGGCATACGGACTTTACAGTACCATGTTCTTTCATCCAAAAGAAGAGTTTGGGTTTGTGGTGATCAGCAATGGATGCAATCCCGGTTATACTGATGGCATAAATACAGTGATGCGCAAAACCATCACTTGTTTGTACGATTCGTTTATCGCCACAACGAACAAATAA
- a CDS encoding 3-keto-disaccharide hydrolase, protein MKSTTTMVTLLTIFLLSTSVSIAQKKFVTTPPDVSPMPMKPEMTEIWNPEVKTISPGKKNSDAPSDAIILFDGKNLDQWVSQRNKSKAAAWKIVNNDYMEVVPGTGGIETKLTFGDCQLHIEWSAPDSIEYGGQDRGNSGIFFQNRYELQVLDSYNNRTYANGQAGSIYKDHPPLVNAMRNPAEWNTYDIIYTAPRFKASGELDAPARITVLHNGVLVQNNATINGLTNYIGLHRYTTAHGEDVISLQDHSCKTQFRNIWIRRL, encoded by the coding sequence ATGAAATCAACAACAACCATGGTCACCTTGTTGACCATTTTTCTTTTGTCAACATCTGTATCAATTGCTCAAAAAAAATTTGTAACCACGCCGCCTGACGTATCGCCCATGCCCATGAAACCGGAAATGACGGAGATATGGAATCCTGAAGTAAAAACGATTTCACCCGGTAAAAAAAACAGCGATGCACCTTCGGATGCCATCATTTTATTTGATGGAAAGAATCTCGACCAATGGGTGAGCCAGCGTAACAAATCCAAAGCTGCTGCCTGGAAAATTGTGAACAACGATTATATGGAAGTTGTGCCCGGTACAGGTGGCATCGAAACCAAACTTACATTCGGCGATTGTCAGTTGCATATTGAATGGAGCGCACCCGACAGTATTGAATATGGCGGACAAGACCGCGGCAACAGTGGTATCTTTTTTCAAAACCGTTATGAGCTGCAGGTACTTGATTCGTACAACAACAGAACCTACGCCAATGGGCAGGCGGGCAGTATTTACAAAGATCATCCTCCATTGGTAAACGCTATGCGTAATCCTGCTGAATGGAATACCTATGATATTATTTACACTGCACCACGTTTCAAAGCCAGTGGTGAATTAGATGCTCCTGCACGCATTACGGTGTTGCACAATGGTGTGCTGGTACAAAACAATGCAACCATTAACGGACTTACAAATTACATTGGCCTTCACCGTTATACAACAGCACATGGTGAAGATGTAATTTCGTTACAGGATCATAGTTGCAAAACACAATTCAGAAATATCTGGATCAGAAGATTGTAA
- a CDS encoding ZIP family metal transporter, protein MDAIVQFFTEIHPVWAALIATTFTWLVTAAGASLVFFFKTMNRGVLDPMLGFTGGVMVAASFWSLLNPAIEISEKLYPGYSWMPAAVGFLLGALFIFFLDKVTPHLHLNFGLAETEGIKTKLHRTTLLILAITLHNIPEGLAVGVLFGAAALGMEDTSITGAIALAIGIGLQNFPEGLAVSMPLRRQGVTRFRSFWYGQLSAIVEPVAGVIGALAVIYMQPVLPFALAFAAGAMIFVVVEEVIPETQRDKYTDRSTLAFIGGFLVMMILDVALG, encoded by the coding sequence ATGGATGCAATCGTACAGTTTTTTACAGAGATACACCCCGTTTGGGCCGCCCTTATTGCAACCACATTTACCTGGCTGGTAACAGCCGCAGGAGCTTCGTTGGTTTTCTTTTTTAAAACAATGAACAGAGGCGTATTGGACCCTATGCTCGGATTTACCGGCGGCGTAATGGTAGCGGCCAGTTTCTGGAGTTTGCTCAACCCCGCTATTGAAATATCAGAGAAATTATATCCAGGTTACAGCTGGATGCCGGCTGCCGTTGGTTTTTTGCTGGGAGCCTTATTTATCTTTTTTCTGGATAAAGTAACGCCTCACCTCCATCTCAATTTTGGATTGGCAGAAACAGAAGGTATCAAAACAAAACTGCACCGTACTACACTTCTCATACTTGCCATTACACTTCATAATATTCCTGAAGGTCTGGCTGTAGGTGTTCTCTTTGGTGCAGCGGCATTGGGAATGGAAGACACATCAATCACTGGTGCCATTGCCTTAGCCATTGGTATTGGCTTGCAAAACTTTCCCGAAGGTTTAGCTGTTTCAATGCCGCTGCGCAGACAAGGTGTAACAAGGTTCCGGAGTTTTTGGTACGGACAATTATCTGCCATTGTTGAACCGGTAGCAGGTGTAATTGGAGCGCTTGCTGTTATTTATATGCAACCTGTGTTGCCATTTGCATTAGCATTTGCTGCAGGTGCTATGATCTTTGTAGTGGTGGAAGAAGTGATCCCCGAAACACAACGTGATAAATACACCGATCGGTCAACACTTGCATTTATTGGTGGTTTTTTAGTAATGATGATCTTGGATGTGGCGCTTGGCTAA
- a CDS encoding metal-dependent transcriptional regulator: MNFSTAEENYIKAIWRLQQADNNVTTNELSAELQTKPASVTDMLKRLSEKKLLHYAPYYGVTLTPEGKKLALSIIRKHRLWEFFLVEKLQFEWDAVHDIAEELEHVSSPELIERLDAFLGYPKADPHGDPIPDSKGRMTSTSNVTLQQLPEAQQAIVTGVGDQSSSLLELLRQKNIGIGTKLEIKQRHAFDGSVEIKIRNQALINLSEQLAKNIFVKPI; encoded by the coding sequence ATGAATTTTTCTACAGCCGAGGAGAATTATATCAAAGCCATCTGGCGACTGCAGCAAGCAGACAATAATGTTACTACCAATGAATTGAGTGCGGAGCTGCAAACCAAACCGGCTTCAGTTACCGATATGCTCAAACGCCTGAGTGAAAAAAAACTTCTTCACTACGCACCTTATTATGGAGTTACGTTAACTCCTGAAGGGAAAAAACTGGCGCTCAGCATCATTCGCAAACACCGGCTTTGGGAGTTCTTTTTAGTGGAGAAATTACAATTTGAGTGGGATGCCGTTCATGACATTGCCGAAGAACTGGAACATGTGAGCAGCCCCGAACTGATCGAACGACTGGATGCTTTTCTGGGTTATCCGAAAGCTGATCCGCATGGTGATCCTATTCCCGACAGCAAAGGCCGTATGACCAGCACCAGCAACGTTACCCTTCAACAACTGCCAGAAGCACAGCAGGCAATTGTAACTGGTGTTGGTGATCAAAGCAGCAGCCTGCTGGAACTGCTACGTCAAAAAAATATCGGTATCGGCACCAAACTCGAGATCAAACAACGGCATGCCTTTGATGGATCGGTGGAGATCAAGATCCGCAACCAGGCCCTTATTAATCTCAGCGAACAATTAGCTAAAAACATATTCGTCAAACCTATTTGA